Proteins encoded together in one Deinococcus sp. Marseille-Q6407 window:
- a CDS encoding histidine phosphatase family protein, translating into MNLLLVRHAQSANNLLYAQTGSSEGRHADPSLTELGFAQAQALADFARTDATWQGVTHLYCSLARRAVQTAAPLAQALGLPAQGLAQAYEAGGLFERQEDRTPYAVPGLSHAELLADNPALLWPADLPAAEPWAGGFEAYEEPGVLEARAAQVVEVLRAAHGEADTVALVTHGHFTQFLLRQFIAHGNAYFRVVNTATTLLTLPGPDAPEGWGPLVDWVNRFDHLRPEQVSQ; encoded by the coding sequence ATGAACCTTCTCCTCGTCCGTCACGCCCAGTCCGCCAACAACCTCCTCTACGCGCAAACCGGCAGCAGCGAAGGCCGCCACGCCGACCCGTCCCTGACCGAGCTGGGGTTTGCCCAGGCACAGGCGCTGGCCGACTTTGCCCGCACTGACGCCACCTGGCAGGGGGTCACGCACCTGTATTGCAGCCTGGCCCGCCGGGCGGTGCAGACGGCAGCCCCGCTGGCGCAGGCGCTGGGGTTGCCGGCGCAGGGGCTGGCGCAAGCCTACGAGGCGGGCGGCCTGTTCGAGCGGCAGGAGGACCGCACGCCCTACGCGGTGCCGGGCCTCTCGCACGCCGAATTGCTGGCCGATAACCCCGCGCTGCTCTGGCCCGCCGACCTGCCGGCCGCTGAGCCCTGGGCCGGCGGCTTTGAAGCTTACGAGGAACCGGGCGTGCTGGAAGCGCGGGCGGCGCAGGTGGTGGAGGTGCTGCGGGCCGCGCACGGGGAAGCCGACACGGTAGCGCTTGTCACGCACGGACACTTCACCCAGTTTCTGCTGCGGCAGTTCATTGCCCACGGCAACGCCTATTTCCGGGTGGTGAACACCGCGACCACCCTGCTCACCCTGCCGGGACCGGACGCGCCTGAGGGTTGGGGGCCGCTGGTGGACTGGGTGAACCGCTTCGACCACCTGCGCCCGGAGCAGGTGAGCCAGTAA